A single window of Stigmatopora nigra isolate UIUO_SnigA chromosome 22, RoL_Snig_1.1, whole genome shotgun sequence DNA harbors:
- the LOC144180924 gene encoding ARF GTPase-activating protein GIT2-like isoform X9 produces MSKRMRNTEVCADCSVPEPRWASVNRGVLICDECCSVHRSLGRHSSQVRHLTQTPWPPTQLQMVQMLYSNGANSIWEHSLLDPASVMSGKRKANPQDKLHPNKSEFIKAKYQMLAFVHRIPCREDDSSTAKDLSKQLHSSVRTGNLETCLRLLSLGAQANFFHPEKGNTPLHVAAKAGQVSQAELLTVYGADPGAPDSNGKTPIDYAREAGHHELADRLVEIQYELTDRLAFYLCGRKPDHKNGLHFIVPQMADSSLDLSELAKAAKKKLQSLSNHLFEELAMDVYDEVDRRETDAVWLATQNHSALVTETTLVPFLPVNPEYSSTRNQGRQKLARFNAHEFATLVIDILSDAKRRQQGNSVTIPKDNVELILKSMSTRPCSDSQDNDQPDYDSVASDEDTDQEVPSSKGDRTKSLDSDLSDGPITMQEYLEVKNALSASEAKIQHLLKANSNLSDELRLMQKKHQSLPLQASKLDKQSSMPESDYDNTFNDSEVDDSGACRRGRLRSSGRLGEGSSIPELDDLEVELDSTLPSTEDVIRKTEQITKNIQELLRAAQDNKHESFIPCSERIHVAVTEMAALFPKRPRSETVRSSLRLLTASACRLQNECRKALPPEGFPGPDMQLVTQQVIQCAYDIAKAAKQLVTITTKENTN; encoded by the exons ATGTCCAAACGCATGAGGAACACGGAGGTGTGTGCAGACTGTTCCGTCCCAG AACCCCGCTGGGCCTCAGTGAATAGGGGTGTGTTGATTTGTGATGAGTGTTGCAGTGTTCATCGAAGTCTGGGCAGGCACAGCTCACAAGTCCGCCATCTGACTCAAACGCCATGGCCTCCTACACAGCTACAA ATGGTTCAGATGTTGTACAGCAATGGCGCTAATTCAATTTGGGAGCACTCTCTTCTGGACCCAGCGTCTGTAATGAGTGGAAAACGCAAAGCCAACCCCCAGGACAAATTGCA CCCCAACAAATCAGAATTCATCAAAGCTAAATATCAGATGTTGGCATTTGTTCACCGCATACCTTGTCGGGAGGATGACAGCTCAACGGCCAAAGACTTGAGTAAG cAACTCCATTCAAGTGTTCGCACTGGGAATCTTGAAACCTGTTTGAGATTGCTCTCACTAGGAGCTCAAGCAAACTTTTTTCACCCT gaaaaaggaAATACTCCCTTGCATGTGGCAGCAAAAGCAGGCCAAGTCTCTCAAGCGGAACTCTTAACTGTTTACGGCGCCGATCCTGGAGCCCCAGATAGCAATGGCAAAACTCCCATTGACTATGCCAG AGAGGCGGGACATCACGAACTGGCAGATAGACTAGTGGAAATTCAGTATGAGTTGACAGATCGGCTGGCATTCTACCTGTGTGGAAGAAAACCAG ATCATAAAAATGGGCTGCACTTCATCGTTCCTCAAATGGCTGACAG CAGTTTAGATTTATCCGAACTGGCCAAGGCTGCAAAGAAGAAGCTGCAGTCA CTAAGTAATCATTTATTTGAAGAGCTGGCCATGGATGTGTATGATGAGGTGGACAGGCGAGAGACTGATGCAG TGTGGTTAGCAACACAGAATCACAGTGCTCTTGTGACGGAGACAACTCTGGTGCCTTTCCTTCCTGTTAATCCAGAGTATTCATCCACAAGGAACCAG ggACGCCAGAAACTTGCAAGATTCAATGCCCATGAATTTGCAACTCTTGTGATTGACATACTAAGTGATGCTAAGCGAAGACAACAAGGCAATTCAGTAACCATCCCTAAAG ACAATGTGGAACTTATCCTGAAGAGCATGTCTACTAGGCCATGCAGTGATAGCCAGGATAATGACCAGCCCGATTACGACAGTGTAGCATCAGATGAGGATACGGATCAGGAGGTCCCTTCAAGTAAAGGAGATAGGACAAAG AGCCTAGATTCTGATCTCTCTGATGGACCTATCACCATGCAGGAGTATCTTGAGGTGAAAAACGCGCTCTCGGCCTCCGAGGCCAAAATCCAGCATCTCCTGAAAGCCAACAGCAATCTGAGCGATGAGCTGCGACTAATGCAGAAAAAG CATCAATCGCTTCCTCTGCAGGCCTCCAAGTTAGACAAGCAGAGCAGCATGCCTGAAAGCGATTACGACAATACATTCAACGACTCGGAGGTGGACGATTCGGG ggcgTGCAGGAGAGGGAGGCTGAGGAGCAGCGGCCGACTAGGGGAAGGCAGCTCCATCCCCGAGCTGGACGACCTGGAGGTGGAATTGGACTCCACCCTGCCCAGTACCGAGGATGTCATCCGCAAAACCGAGCAGATCACCAAGAATATTCAGGAGCTTCTGCGAGCGGCCCAGGATAACAAACACGAGAG CTTCATACCCTGCTCAGAAAGGATACATGTGGCTGTAACAGAAATGGCCGCGCTCTTTCCAAAG AGGCCACGCTCTGAGACCGTAAGGAGCTCTCTGCGCTTGTTGACGGCCAGCGCGTGCAGGCTTCAGAACGAATGCCGGAAGGCGTTGCCTCCAGAAGGCTTCCCGGGACCGGACATGCAGCTTGTCACCCAGCAGGTTATCCAATGTGCTTATGATATTGCCAAGGCAGCTAAGCAGCTTGTCACCATCACCACTAAGGAAAACACCAACTGA
- the LOC144180924 gene encoding ARF GTPase-activating protein GIT2-like isoform X10 has product MSKRMRNTEVCADCSVPEPRWASVNRGVLICDECCSVHRSLGRHSSQVRHLTQTPWPPTQLQMVQMLYSNGANSIWEHSLLDPASVMSGKRKANPQDKLHPNKSEFIKAKYQMLAFVHRIPCREDDSSTAKDLSKQLHSSVRTGNLETCLRLLSLGAQANFFHPEKGNTPLHVAAKAGQVSQAELLTVYGADPGAPDSNGKTPIDYAREAGHHELADRLVEIQYELTDRLAFYLCGRKPDHKNGLHFIVPQMADSSLDLSELAKAAKKKLQSLSNHLFEELAMDVYDEVDRRETDAVWLATQNHSALVTETTLVPFLPVNPEYSSTRNQGRQKLARFNAHEFATLVIDILSDAKRRQQGNSVTIPKDNVELILKSMSTRPCSDSQDNDQPDYDSVASDEDTDQEVPSSKGDRTKSLDSDLSDGPITMQEYLEVKNALSASEAKIQHLLKANSNLSDELRLMQKKASKLDKQSSMPESDYDNTFNDSEVDDSGACRRGRLRSSGRLGEGSSIPELDDLEVELDSTLPSTEDVIRKTEQITKNIQELLRAAQDNKHESFIPCSERIHVAVTEMAALFPKRPRSETVRSSLRLLTASACRLQNECRKALPPEGFPGPDMQLVTQQVIQCAYDIAKAAKQLVTITTKENTN; this is encoded by the exons ATGTCCAAACGCATGAGGAACACGGAGGTGTGTGCAGACTGTTCCGTCCCAG AACCCCGCTGGGCCTCAGTGAATAGGGGTGTGTTGATTTGTGATGAGTGTTGCAGTGTTCATCGAAGTCTGGGCAGGCACAGCTCACAAGTCCGCCATCTGACTCAAACGCCATGGCCTCCTACACAGCTACAA ATGGTTCAGATGTTGTACAGCAATGGCGCTAATTCAATTTGGGAGCACTCTCTTCTGGACCCAGCGTCTGTAATGAGTGGAAAACGCAAAGCCAACCCCCAGGACAAATTGCA CCCCAACAAATCAGAATTCATCAAAGCTAAATATCAGATGTTGGCATTTGTTCACCGCATACCTTGTCGGGAGGATGACAGCTCAACGGCCAAAGACTTGAGTAAG cAACTCCATTCAAGTGTTCGCACTGGGAATCTTGAAACCTGTTTGAGATTGCTCTCACTAGGAGCTCAAGCAAACTTTTTTCACCCT gaaaaaggaAATACTCCCTTGCATGTGGCAGCAAAAGCAGGCCAAGTCTCTCAAGCGGAACTCTTAACTGTTTACGGCGCCGATCCTGGAGCCCCAGATAGCAATGGCAAAACTCCCATTGACTATGCCAG AGAGGCGGGACATCACGAACTGGCAGATAGACTAGTGGAAATTCAGTATGAGTTGACAGATCGGCTGGCATTCTACCTGTGTGGAAGAAAACCAG ATCATAAAAATGGGCTGCACTTCATCGTTCCTCAAATGGCTGACAG CAGTTTAGATTTATCCGAACTGGCCAAGGCTGCAAAGAAGAAGCTGCAGTCA CTAAGTAATCATTTATTTGAAGAGCTGGCCATGGATGTGTATGATGAGGTGGACAGGCGAGAGACTGATGCAG TGTGGTTAGCAACACAGAATCACAGTGCTCTTGTGACGGAGACAACTCTGGTGCCTTTCCTTCCTGTTAATCCAGAGTATTCATCCACAAGGAACCAG ggACGCCAGAAACTTGCAAGATTCAATGCCCATGAATTTGCAACTCTTGTGATTGACATACTAAGTGATGCTAAGCGAAGACAACAAGGCAATTCAGTAACCATCCCTAAAG ACAATGTGGAACTTATCCTGAAGAGCATGTCTACTAGGCCATGCAGTGATAGCCAGGATAATGACCAGCCCGATTACGACAGTGTAGCATCAGATGAGGATACGGATCAGGAGGTCCCTTCAAGTAAAGGAGATAGGACAAAG AGCCTAGATTCTGATCTCTCTGATGGACCTATCACCATGCAGGAGTATCTTGAGGTGAAAAACGCGCTCTCGGCCTCCGAGGCCAAAATCCAGCATCTCCTGAAAGCCAACAGCAATCTGAGCGATGAGCTGCGACTAATGCAGAAAAAG GCCTCCAAGTTAGACAAGCAGAGCAGCATGCCTGAAAGCGATTACGACAATACATTCAACGACTCGGAGGTGGACGATTCGGG ggcgTGCAGGAGAGGGAGGCTGAGGAGCAGCGGCCGACTAGGGGAAGGCAGCTCCATCCCCGAGCTGGACGACCTGGAGGTGGAATTGGACTCCACCCTGCCCAGTACCGAGGATGTCATCCGCAAAACCGAGCAGATCACCAAGAATATTCAGGAGCTTCTGCGAGCGGCCCAGGATAACAAACACGAGAG CTTCATACCCTGCTCAGAAAGGATACATGTGGCTGTAACAGAAATGGCCGCGCTCTTTCCAAAG AGGCCACGCTCTGAGACCGTAAGGAGCTCTCTGCGCTTGTTGACGGCCAGCGCGTGCAGGCTTCAGAACGAATGCCGGAAGGCGTTGCCTCCAGAAGGCTTCCCGGGACCGGACATGCAGCTTGTCACCCAGCAGGTTATCCAATGTGCTTATGATATTGCCAAGGCAGCTAAGCAGCTTGTCACCATCACCACTAAGGAAAACACCAACTGA
- the LOC144180924 gene encoding ARF GTPase-activating protein GIT2-like isoform X8, producing the protein MSKRMRNTEVCADCSVPEPRWASVNRGVLICDECCSVHRSLGRHSSQVRHLTQTPWPPTQLQMVQMLYSNGANSIWEHSLLDPASVMSGKRKANPQDKLHPNKSEFIKAKYQMLAFVHRIPCREDDSSTAKDLSKQLHSSVRTGNLETCLRLLSLGAQANFFHPEKGNTPLHVAAKAGQVSQAELLTVYGADPGAPDSNGKTPIDYAREAGHHELADRLVEIQYELTDRLAFYLCGRKPDHKNGLHFIVPQMADSSLDLSELAKAAKKKLQSLSNHLFEELAMDVYDEVDRRETDAVWLATQNHSALVTETTLVPFLPVNPEYSSTRNQGRQKLARFNAHEFATLVIDILSDAKRRQQGNSVTIPKDNVELILKSMSTRPCSDSQDNDQPDYDSVASDEDTDQEVPSSKGDRTKSLDSDLSDGPITMQEYLEVKNALSASEAKIQHLLKANSNLSDELRLMQKKKEKGAFVTTSSSLPSFPSTLSWSKDESNLKASKLDKQSSMPESDYDNTFNDSEVDDSGACRRGRLRSSGRLGEGSSIPELDDLEVELDSTLPSTEDVIRKTEQITKNIQELLRAAQDNKHESFIPCSERIHVAVTEMAALFPKRPRSETVRSSLRLLTASACRLQNECRKALPPEGFPGPDMQLVTQQVIQCAYDIAKAAKQLVTITTKENTN; encoded by the exons ATGTCCAAACGCATGAGGAACACGGAGGTGTGTGCAGACTGTTCCGTCCCAG AACCCCGCTGGGCCTCAGTGAATAGGGGTGTGTTGATTTGTGATGAGTGTTGCAGTGTTCATCGAAGTCTGGGCAGGCACAGCTCACAAGTCCGCCATCTGACTCAAACGCCATGGCCTCCTACACAGCTACAA ATGGTTCAGATGTTGTACAGCAATGGCGCTAATTCAATTTGGGAGCACTCTCTTCTGGACCCAGCGTCTGTAATGAGTGGAAAACGCAAAGCCAACCCCCAGGACAAATTGCA CCCCAACAAATCAGAATTCATCAAAGCTAAATATCAGATGTTGGCATTTGTTCACCGCATACCTTGTCGGGAGGATGACAGCTCAACGGCCAAAGACTTGAGTAAG cAACTCCATTCAAGTGTTCGCACTGGGAATCTTGAAACCTGTTTGAGATTGCTCTCACTAGGAGCTCAAGCAAACTTTTTTCACCCT gaaaaaggaAATACTCCCTTGCATGTGGCAGCAAAAGCAGGCCAAGTCTCTCAAGCGGAACTCTTAACTGTTTACGGCGCCGATCCTGGAGCCCCAGATAGCAATGGCAAAACTCCCATTGACTATGCCAG AGAGGCGGGACATCACGAACTGGCAGATAGACTAGTGGAAATTCAGTATGAGTTGACAGATCGGCTGGCATTCTACCTGTGTGGAAGAAAACCAG ATCATAAAAATGGGCTGCACTTCATCGTTCCTCAAATGGCTGACAG CAGTTTAGATTTATCCGAACTGGCCAAGGCTGCAAAGAAGAAGCTGCAGTCA CTAAGTAATCATTTATTTGAAGAGCTGGCCATGGATGTGTATGATGAGGTGGACAGGCGAGAGACTGATGCAG TGTGGTTAGCAACACAGAATCACAGTGCTCTTGTGACGGAGACAACTCTGGTGCCTTTCCTTCCTGTTAATCCAGAGTATTCATCCACAAGGAACCAG ggACGCCAGAAACTTGCAAGATTCAATGCCCATGAATTTGCAACTCTTGTGATTGACATACTAAGTGATGCTAAGCGAAGACAACAAGGCAATTCAGTAACCATCCCTAAAG ACAATGTGGAACTTATCCTGAAGAGCATGTCTACTAGGCCATGCAGTGATAGCCAGGATAATGACCAGCCCGATTACGACAGTGTAGCATCAGATGAGGATACGGATCAGGAGGTCCCTTCAAGTAAAGGAGATAGGACAAAG AGCCTAGATTCTGATCTCTCTGATGGACCTATCACCATGCAGGAGTATCTTGAGGTGAAAAACGCGCTCTCGGCCTCCGAGGCCAAAATCCAGCATCTCCTGAAAGCCAACAGCAATCTGAGCGATGAGCTGCGACTAATGCAGAAAAAG AAGGAAAAGGGTGCTTTTGTGACCACCTCTTCATCCCTCCCCTCATTTCCGTCCACCCTGTCCTGGTCCAAGGATGAAAGTAATCTAAAG GCCTCCAAGTTAGACAAGCAGAGCAGCATGCCTGAAAGCGATTACGACAATACATTCAACGACTCGGAGGTGGACGATTCGGG ggcgTGCAGGAGAGGGAGGCTGAGGAGCAGCGGCCGACTAGGGGAAGGCAGCTCCATCCCCGAGCTGGACGACCTGGAGGTGGAATTGGACTCCACCCTGCCCAGTACCGAGGATGTCATCCGCAAAACCGAGCAGATCACCAAGAATATTCAGGAGCTTCTGCGAGCGGCCCAGGATAACAAACACGAGAG CTTCATACCCTGCTCAGAAAGGATACATGTGGCTGTAACAGAAATGGCCGCGCTCTTTCCAAAG AGGCCACGCTCTGAGACCGTAAGGAGCTCTCTGCGCTTGTTGACGGCCAGCGCGTGCAGGCTTCAGAACGAATGCCGGAAGGCGTTGCCTCCAGAAGGCTTCCCGGGACCGGACATGCAGCTTGTCACCCAGCAGGTTATCCAATGTGCTTATGATATTGCCAAGGCAGCTAAGCAGCTTGTCACCATCACCACTAAGGAAAACACCAACTGA
- the LOC144180924 gene encoding ARF GTPase-activating protein GIT2-like isoform X2, with protein MSKRMRNTEVCADCSVPEPRWASVNRGVLICDECCSVHRSLGRHSSQVRHLTQTPWPPTQLQMVQMLYSNGANSIWEHSLLDPASVMSGKRKANPQDKLHPNKSEFIKAKYQMLAFVHRIPCREDDSSTAKDLSKQLHSSVRTGNLETCLRLLSLGAQANFFHPEKGNTPLHVAAKAGQVSQAELLTVYGADPGAPDSNGKTPIDYAREAGHHELADRLVEIQYELTDRLAFYLCGRKPDHKNGLHFIVPQMADSLDLSELAKAAKKKLQSLSNHLFEELAMDVYDEVDRRETDAVWLATQNHSALVTETTLVPFLPVNPEYSSTRNQGRQKLARFNAHEFATLVIDILSDAKRRQQGNSVTIPKDNVELILKSMSTRPCSDSQDNDQPDYDSVASDEDTDQEVPSSKGDRTKSLDSDLSDGPITMQEYLEVKNALSASEAKIQHLLKANSNLSDELRLMQKKLQSLQSENTSLRRQVTANIYQIPSTSDYPDPSSPSALKRRQSARASRPMSMYETGSGLKPYLPKGESPYPEEAIPTLHPFPPHKEKGAFVTTSSSLPSFPSTLSWSKDESNLKHQSLPLQASKLDKQSSMPESDYDNTFNDSEVDDSGACRRGRLRSSGRLGEGSSIPELDDLEVELDSTLPSTEDVIRKTEQITKNIQELLRAAQDNKHESFIPCSERIHVAVTEMAALFPKRPRSETVRSSLRLLTASACRLQNECRKALPPEGFPGPDMQLVTQQVIQCAYDIAKAAKQLVTITTKENTN; from the exons ATGTCCAAACGCATGAGGAACACGGAGGTGTGTGCAGACTGTTCCGTCCCAG AACCCCGCTGGGCCTCAGTGAATAGGGGTGTGTTGATTTGTGATGAGTGTTGCAGTGTTCATCGAAGTCTGGGCAGGCACAGCTCACAAGTCCGCCATCTGACTCAAACGCCATGGCCTCCTACACAGCTACAA ATGGTTCAGATGTTGTACAGCAATGGCGCTAATTCAATTTGGGAGCACTCTCTTCTGGACCCAGCGTCTGTAATGAGTGGAAAACGCAAAGCCAACCCCCAGGACAAATTGCA CCCCAACAAATCAGAATTCATCAAAGCTAAATATCAGATGTTGGCATTTGTTCACCGCATACCTTGTCGGGAGGATGACAGCTCAACGGCCAAAGACTTGAGTAAG cAACTCCATTCAAGTGTTCGCACTGGGAATCTTGAAACCTGTTTGAGATTGCTCTCACTAGGAGCTCAAGCAAACTTTTTTCACCCT gaaaaaggaAATACTCCCTTGCATGTGGCAGCAAAAGCAGGCCAAGTCTCTCAAGCGGAACTCTTAACTGTTTACGGCGCCGATCCTGGAGCCCCAGATAGCAATGGCAAAACTCCCATTGACTATGCCAG AGAGGCGGGACATCACGAACTGGCAGATAGACTAGTGGAAATTCAGTATGAGTTGACAGATCGGCTGGCATTCTACCTGTGTGGAAGAAAACCAG ATCATAAAAATGGGCTGCACTTCATCGTTCCTCAAATGGCTGACAG TTTAGATTTATCCGAACTGGCCAAGGCTGCAAAGAAGAAGCTGCAGTCA CTAAGTAATCATTTATTTGAAGAGCTGGCCATGGATGTGTATGATGAGGTGGACAGGCGAGAGACTGATGCAG TGTGGTTAGCAACACAGAATCACAGTGCTCTTGTGACGGAGACAACTCTGGTGCCTTTCCTTCCTGTTAATCCAGAGTATTCATCCACAAGGAACCAG ggACGCCAGAAACTTGCAAGATTCAATGCCCATGAATTTGCAACTCTTGTGATTGACATACTAAGTGATGCTAAGCGAAGACAACAAGGCAATTCAGTAACCATCCCTAAAG ACAATGTGGAACTTATCCTGAAGAGCATGTCTACTAGGCCATGCAGTGATAGCCAGGATAATGACCAGCCCGATTACGACAGTGTAGCATCAGATGAGGATACGGATCAGGAGGTCCCTTCAAGTAAAGGAGATAGGACAAAG AGCCTAGATTCTGATCTCTCTGATGGACCTATCACCATGCAGGAGTATCTTGAGGTGAAAAACGCGCTCTCGGCCTCCGAGGCCAAAATCCAGCATCTCCTGAAAGCCAACAGCAATCTGAGCGATGAGCTGCGACTAATGCAGAAAAAG CTGCAATCTCTGCAAAGTGAGAACACCTCTCTTAGGCGGCAGGTCACAGCCAATATCTATCAGATCCCCAGCACGTCAGACTATCCCGACCCTTCCAGTCCTTCGGCCCTGAAACGCCGGCAATCCGCTCGGGCCAGTCGGCCCATGTCTATGTACGAGACTGGCTCGGGCCTGAAGCCCTATCTCCCTAAAGGGGAAAGTCCTTATCCAGAGGAGGCTATCCCTACCCTGCATCCCTTTCCACCTCAT AAGGAAAAGGGTGCTTTTGTGACCACCTCTTCATCCCTCCCCTCATTTCCGTCCACCCTGTCCTGGTCCAAGGATGAAAGTAATCTAAAG CATCAATCGCTTCCTCTGCAGGCCTCCAAGTTAGACAAGCAGAGCAGCATGCCTGAAAGCGATTACGACAATACATTCAACGACTCGGAGGTGGACGATTCGGG ggcgTGCAGGAGAGGGAGGCTGAGGAGCAGCGGCCGACTAGGGGAAGGCAGCTCCATCCCCGAGCTGGACGACCTGGAGGTGGAATTGGACTCCACCCTGCCCAGTACCGAGGATGTCATCCGCAAAACCGAGCAGATCACCAAGAATATTCAGGAGCTTCTGCGAGCGGCCCAGGATAACAAACACGAGAG CTTCATACCCTGCTCAGAAAGGATACATGTGGCTGTAACAGAAATGGCCGCGCTCTTTCCAAAG AGGCCACGCTCTGAGACCGTAAGGAGCTCTCTGCGCTTGTTGACGGCCAGCGCGTGCAGGCTTCAGAACGAATGCCGGAAGGCGTTGCCTCCAGAAGGCTTCCCGGGACCGGACATGCAGCTTGTCACCCAGCAGGTTATCCAATGTGCTTATGATATTGCCAAGGCAGCTAAGCAGCTTGTCACCATCACCACTAAGGAAAACACCAACTGA
- the LOC144180924 gene encoding ARF GTPase-activating protein GIT2-like isoform X5 gives MSKRMRNTEVCADCSVPEPRWASVNRGVLICDECCSVHRSLGRHSSQVRHLTQTPWPPTQLQMVQMLYSNGANSIWEHSLLDPASVMSGKRKANPQDKLHPNKSEFIKAKYQMLAFVHRIPCREDDSSTAKDLSKQLHSSVRTGNLETCLRLLSLGAQANFFHPEKGNTPLHVAAKAGQVSQAELLTVYGADPGAPDSNGKTPIDYAREAGHHELADRLVEIQYELTDRLAFYLCGRKPDHKNGLHFIVPQMADSSLDLSELAKAAKKKLQSLSNHLFEELAMDVYDEVDRRETDAVWLATQNHSALVTETTLVPFLPVNPEYSSTRNQGRQKLARFNAHEFATLVIDILSDAKRRQQGNSVTIPKDNVELILKSMSTRPCSDSQDNDQPDYDSVASDEDTDQEVPSSKGDRTKSLDSDLSDGPITMQEYLEVKNALSASEAKIQHLLKANSNLSDELRLMQKKLQSLQSENTSLRRQVTANIYQIPSTSDYPDPSSPSALKRRQSARASRPMSMYETGSGLKPYLPKGESPYPEEAIPTLHPFPPHASKLDKQSSMPESDYDNTFNDSEVDDSGACRRGRLRSSGRLGEGSSIPELDDLEVELDSTLPSTEDVIRKTEQITKNIQELLRAAQDNKHESFIPCSERIHVAVTEMAALFPKRPRSETVRSSLRLLTASACRLQNECRKALPPEGFPGPDMQLVTQQVIQCAYDIAKAAKQLVTITTKENTN, from the exons ATGTCCAAACGCATGAGGAACACGGAGGTGTGTGCAGACTGTTCCGTCCCAG AACCCCGCTGGGCCTCAGTGAATAGGGGTGTGTTGATTTGTGATGAGTGTTGCAGTGTTCATCGAAGTCTGGGCAGGCACAGCTCACAAGTCCGCCATCTGACTCAAACGCCATGGCCTCCTACACAGCTACAA ATGGTTCAGATGTTGTACAGCAATGGCGCTAATTCAATTTGGGAGCACTCTCTTCTGGACCCAGCGTCTGTAATGAGTGGAAAACGCAAAGCCAACCCCCAGGACAAATTGCA CCCCAACAAATCAGAATTCATCAAAGCTAAATATCAGATGTTGGCATTTGTTCACCGCATACCTTGTCGGGAGGATGACAGCTCAACGGCCAAAGACTTGAGTAAG cAACTCCATTCAAGTGTTCGCACTGGGAATCTTGAAACCTGTTTGAGATTGCTCTCACTAGGAGCTCAAGCAAACTTTTTTCACCCT gaaaaaggaAATACTCCCTTGCATGTGGCAGCAAAAGCAGGCCAAGTCTCTCAAGCGGAACTCTTAACTGTTTACGGCGCCGATCCTGGAGCCCCAGATAGCAATGGCAAAACTCCCATTGACTATGCCAG AGAGGCGGGACATCACGAACTGGCAGATAGACTAGTGGAAATTCAGTATGAGTTGACAGATCGGCTGGCATTCTACCTGTGTGGAAGAAAACCAG ATCATAAAAATGGGCTGCACTTCATCGTTCCTCAAATGGCTGACAG CAGTTTAGATTTATCCGAACTGGCCAAGGCTGCAAAGAAGAAGCTGCAGTCA CTAAGTAATCATTTATTTGAAGAGCTGGCCATGGATGTGTATGATGAGGTGGACAGGCGAGAGACTGATGCAG TGTGGTTAGCAACACAGAATCACAGTGCTCTTGTGACGGAGACAACTCTGGTGCCTTTCCTTCCTGTTAATCCAGAGTATTCATCCACAAGGAACCAG ggACGCCAGAAACTTGCAAGATTCAATGCCCATGAATTTGCAACTCTTGTGATTGACATACTAAGTGATGCTAAGCGAAGACAACAAGGCAATTCAGTAACCATCCCTAAAG ACAATGTGGAACTTATCCTGAAGAGCATGTCTACTAGGCCATGCAGTGATAGCCAGGATAATGACCAGCCCGATTACGACAGTGTAGCATCAGATGAGGATACGGATCAGGAGGTCCCTTCAAGTAAAGGAGATAGGACAAAG AGCCTAGATTCTGATCTCTCTGATGGACCTATCACCATGCAGGAGTATCTTGAGGTGAAAAACGCGCTCTCGGCCTCCGAGGCCAAAATCCAGCATCTCCTGAAAGCCAACAGCAATCTGAGCGATGAGCTGCGACTAATGCAGAAAAAG CTGCAATCTCTGCAAAGTGAGAACACCTCTCTTAGGCGGCAGGTCACAGCCAATATCTATCAGATCCCCAGCACGTCAGACTATCCCGACCCTTCCAGTCCTTCGGCCCTGAAACGCCGGCAATCCGCTCGGGCCAGTCGGCCCATGTCTATGTACGAGACTGGCTCGGGCCTGAAGCCCTATCTCCCTAAAGGGGAAAGTCCTTATCCAGAGGAGGCTATCCCTACCCTGCATCCCTTTCCACCTCAT GCCTCCAAGTTAGACAAGCAGAGCAGCATGCCTGAAAGCGATTACGACAATACATTCAACGACTCGGAGGTGGACGATTCGGG ggcgTGCAGGAGAGGGAGGCTGAGGAGCAGCGGCCGACTAGGGGAAGGCAGCTCCATCCCCGAGCTGGACGACCTGGAGGTGGAATTGGACTCCACCCTGCCCAGTACCGAGGATGTCATCCGCAAAACCGAGCAGATCACCAAGAATATTCAGGAGCTTCTGCGAGCGGCCCAGGATAACAAACACGAGAG CTTCATACCCTGCTCAGAAAGGATACATGTGGCTGTAACAGAAATGGCCGCGCTCTTTCCAAAG AGGCCACGCTCTGAGACCGTAAGGAGCTCTCTGCGCTTGTTGACGGCCAGCGCGTGCAGGCTTCAGAACGAATGCCGGAAGGCGTTGCCTCCAGAAGGCTTCCCGGGACCGGACATGCAGCTTGTCACCCAGCAGGTTATCCAATGTGCTTATGATATTGCCAAGGCAGCTAAGCAGCTTGTCACCATCACCACTAAGGAAAACACCAACTGA